In the genome of Xanthocytophaga agilis, one region contains:
- a CDS encoding DinB family protein, whose amino-acid sequence MYTFSEIKIALSESLAKIEQFIQTVSPAILHAKPTVKWSIAEELFHLISSDMGSAQAFCQSVATLRETKHNLRNYNEIITEYREKYATGGTVIPTRLIPNEETHNRQQMQFLDDFSKAASALQQSLSTWTEDTLDLFTVWKHPLLGPVTAREMLFFTIFHNRHHLASMQAKQTCLENNAKM is encoded by the coding sequence ATGTATACTTTTTCTGAAATTAAGATAGCTCTGTCAGAAAGTTTGGCCAAAATAGAACAGTTTATTCAGACCGTTTCTCCTGCAATCCTGCATGCGAAACCTACTGTCAAATGGAGCATAGCGGAAGAACTTTTTCATCTGATCAGTTCAGATATGGGTAGTGCACAAGCCTTCTGCCAGTCAGTAGCGACACTTCGTGAAACCAAACACAATCTCCGGAATTACAATGAGATAATAACAGAATACAGAGAGAAATATGCAACTGGCGGTACAGTTATTCCAACACGTCTTATCCCCAATGAAGAAACACACAACAGGCAGCAGATGCAGTTTCTGGATGATTTTAGCAAAGCAGCCAGTGCCTTACAACAAAGTCTGAGTACATGGACTGAAGATACACTGGATCTGTTTACAGTCTGGAAACATCCACTGCTTGGACCTGTTACGGCCCGTGAAATGTTGTTTTTTACCATCTTTCACAACCGTCATCATCTAGCCTCTATGCAGGCTAAACAGACCTGTCTGGAAAACAATGCGAAAATGTAA
- the lpdA gene encoding dihydrolipoyl dehydrogenase, whose product MAQYDLIVIGSGPGGYVAAIRASQLGMKVGVVEKAELGGICLNWGCIPTKALLKSAQVFEYIHHAKDYGIEVKDAKADFTGMVKRSREVASGMNKGVQFLFRKNKIDTIVGTGKVLPGKKVEVTDADGKKATHEAKHIIIATGGRARELPNIKIDNDKIIGYRKAMVLDKQPASMVVIGSGAIGVEFAYFYNSIGTKVTIVEFMPRIVPVEDEEVSKQLEREYKKLGIEIMTNASVESVDTKGQGCKVSVKTQTGNVTIDCDIVLSAVGVTANIENIGLEEVGIKTDKGKIVTDEYYRTNVEGYYAIGDVLASQALAHVASAEGIICVEKIAGQHPHPLNYNNIPGCTYCSPEIASVGYTEQKAKEAGYEVKVGKFPFTASGKAKAAGASEGFVKVIFDAKYGEWLGAHLIGHNVTEMIAEVVVARNLETTGHEIIKSVHPHPTMSEAIMEAAAAAYGEVIHI is encoded by the coding sequence ATGGCACAATACGATCTTATTGTCATTGGTAGCGGTCCGGGAGGATATGTTGCAGCAATTCGCGCATCTCAACTCGGTATGAAGGTAGGTGTAGTAGAGAAAGCAGAGTTAGGTGGCATCTGTCTGAACTGGGGCTGCATCCCAACCAAAGCATTATTGAAAAGTGCACAAGTATTTGAATACATTCACCACGCCAAAGATTACGGAATTGAAGTAAAAGATGCTAAAGCTGACTTTACAGGGATGGTAAAGCGTAGTAGAGAAGTAGCTTCAGGTATGAACAAGGGTGTGCAATTTCTGTTCCGTAAAAATAAAATAGATACGATTGTAGGTACAGGTAAAGTTCTTCCTGGTAAGAAAGTAGAAGTAACTGATGCAGATGGAAAGAAAGCTACTCATGAAGCCAAACACATCATTATAGCTACAGGAGGACGCGCCAGAGAACTTCCTAATATTAAAATTGACAATGATAAGATCATAGGTTATCGTAAAGCCATGGTACTTGACAAACAACCTGCCTCAATGGTTGTAATTGGTTCTGGTGCTATTGGTGTTGAGTTTGCCTATTTCTATAACTCTATTGGTACCAAAGTAACCATTGTTGAGTTCATGCCACGCATTGTACCTGTTGAGGATGAAGAGGTTTCCAAACAACTGGAACGCGAATACAAAAAACTGGGTATCGAAATTATGACCAATGCATCTGTAGAGTCAGTAGATACCAAAGGACAAGGATGTAAAGTATCTGTGAAAACCCAGACTGGTAATGTAACTATCGATTGCGATATTGTATTGTCAGCTGTTGGAGTTACAGCCAATATCGAAAACATTGGTCTGGAAGAAGTAGGGATCAAAACAGACAAAGGCAAAATCGTTACAGATGAATACTATCGCACCAATGTAGAAGGATACTACGCTATTGGTGACGTTCTTGCATCACAGGCTCTTGCACACGTTGCGTCTGCCGAAGGTATCATCTGCGTTGAGAAAATTGCCGGACAACATCCACATCCATTGAACTACAATAACATTCCGGGCTGTACTTATTGCTCACCAGAAATCGCTTCTGTAGGATATACTGAGCAGAAAGCAAAAGAAGCTGGTTATGAAGTGAAAGTAGGTAAGTTTCCATTTACTGCTTCTGGTAAAGCAAAAGCCGCTGGCGCCAGCGAAGGTTTTGTAAAGGTGATCTTTGATGCCAAATATGGCGAATGGTTAGGTGCTCACCTGATCGGACATAATGTAACAGAAATGATTGCGGAAGTAGTAGTAGCCCGTAACCTGGAAACTACCGGACACGAAATCATTAAATCTGTTCACCCTCACCCAACCATGTCAGAAGCGATCATGGAAGCAGCAGCAGCAGCTTATGGTGAGGTGATTCACATCTAA